Proteins from one Syngnathus scovelli strain Florida chromosome 9, RoL_Ssco_1.2, whole genome shotgun sequence genomic window:
- the acad9 gene encoding complex I assembly factor ACAD9, mitochondrial: MMTISRMLVLSNCFHIRKQLLRSIKPKYVCSFPPQRSIKTYTRNLAYAKDLFLGQVNQAEVFPFPEIGLEELEEINQLVDPVEKFFNEEVDSAKIDREARIPPETLNGLKELGLFGLQIPEEYGGLGLSNTMYARLAEITSLDASIAVTLAAHQAIGLKGILIAGNDAQKKKYLPKLASGEHIAAFCLTEPGSGSDAASIQTRATLSDDGKNYLLNGSKIWISNGGMADIMTVFARTEVLVDGTKKDKISAFIVERAFGGITSGKPEDKLGIRGSNTCEVSFDNVPVPLENVIGELGDGFKIAMNILNSGRFSMGSSSAGMIKKMIELTSEYAATRKQFNKRLSEFGMIQEKFAIMALNVFVMESMAYLTSGMMDRPGLPDCSLEAAVVKVFSSEGGWICVSEALQVLGGLGYTKNYPYERYLRDCRILPIFEGTNEILRMYIALTGMQYAGKILTGKIKEMKRGNIGLALGMVGKKLRSSYGSVPAGVLAGKNGVIHPSLAESAQKFEENVYLFGSTVESLLYRYGKTIVDEQLILKKVADVLINLYAMTAVLSRSSRSISQGLRNHDHEVLLTNTFCAEAYFKNNYLMTQLQKNSPENNDANLKKIAKDVLENRAYICSHPLERTY, from the coding sequence ATGATGACCATCAGTAGAATGCTCGTCCTCTCCAACTGTTTTCACATCCGAAAGCAGCTTCTGCGCAGTATAAAGCCGAAATACGTCTGCTCTTTCCCACCGCAAAGGTCaattaaaacttacacaagaaaccTCGCCTATGCCAAAGACTTGTTCCTCGGCCAAGTCAATCAGGCGGAAGTATTTCCCTTTCCAGAAATTGGACTAGAAGAATTGGAGGAGATTAACCAGCTTGTGGATCCTGTAGAAAAATTCTTCAATGAGGAGGTTGATTCTGCAAAGATTGACCGAGAAGCAAGAATCCCCCCGGAAACGTTGAATGGCTTGAAAGAGCTTGGACTGTTTGGACTCCAGATTCCTGAGGAATATGGAGGTCTTGGATTGTCCAATACTATGTATGCACGACTTGCAGAAATCACATCATTGGATGCTTCTATTGCAGTCACACTCGCTGCTCATCAAGCAATTGGATTGAAGGGTATACTTATAGCGGGGAATGATGCACAGAAGAAGAAATATCTGCCTAAATTAGCCTCAGGGGAACACATTGCAGCTTTTTGTTTGACTGAACCAGGAAGTGGAAGCGATGCAGCTTCCATTCAGACACGGGCGACATTGTCAGACGATGGAAAAAATTACCTTCTCAATGGATCCAAGATTTGGATTTCAAACGGCGGAATGGCTGACATCATGACTGTGTTTGCACGGACTGAGGTGCTTGTAGATGGCACTAAAAAAGACAAGATTTCTGCATTTATTGTCGAGAGAGCTTTTGGAGGCATTACGAGCGGAAAACCTGAAGACAAACTTGGTATCAGGGGCTCCAATACTTGCGAAGTGTCATTTGACAATGTTCCAGTACCGCTGGAAAATGTGATTGGAGAATTAGGGGACGGATTCAAGATCGCCATGAATATACTCAACTCGGGAAGATTCAGCATGGGAAGTTCTTCAGCtggaatgattaaaaaaatgatagAATTGACGTCGGAATATGCCGCAACACGAAAGCAGTTTAACAAACGCTTAAGTGAGTTTGGTATGATCCAGGAGAAATTTGCAATCATGGCCTTAAATGTCTTCGTAATGGAGAGCATGGCCTACCTGACATCAGGAATGATGGACAGACCTGGGCTACCTGATTGTTCTTTGGAAGCCGCTGTGGTTAAGGTGTTCAGCTCAGAGGGAGGCTGGATTTGCGTCAGTGAAGCTCTTCAGGTTCTCGGAGGTCTAGGGTACACAAAAAACTACCCATACGAGCGTTACCTCAGGGATTGTCGTATCCTTCCCATTTTTGAAGGTACCAATGAAATTCTGAGAATGTACATCGCTCTTACCGGTATGCAATACGCCGGTAAAATCCTCACGGGAAAAATCAAGGAGATGAAGAGAGGAAATATCGGTCTGGCTTTGGggatggttgggaaaaaattgaGGAGCTCGTATGGAAGCGTACCAGCAGGGGTGCTTGCGGGGAAGAACGGAGTGATTCATCCCAGCTTAGCGGAAAGTGCGCAAAAGTTTGAAGAAAATGTTTATCTTTTCGGATCAACAGTAGAGAGCCTGTTGTACAGATACGGAAAAACAATCGTGGATGAACAGCtcattttgaaaaaagtagCAGATGTTCTTATTAACCTCTACGCCATGACAGCCGTCCTGTCCAGAAGTAGCCGTTCCATCAGCCAGGGTCTTCGGAATCATGACCACGAGGTGTTGCTTACAAACACCTTCTGCGCTGAGGCTTACTTCAAGAATAATTATTTGATGACCCAGTTGCAAAAGAACTCTCCCGAGAACAATGACGCCAACTTGAAGAAGATCGCCAAGGACGTTTTGGAGAATAGAGCGTATATCTGCTCTCATCCTCTTGAGAGGACATATTGA
- the dpy19l1l gene encoding dpy-19-like 1, like isoform X1, which yields MAAKNRKQTGKSDKSEKSPPVASTGGKSGAKRAAAGSRDAKAANGLSGVRNKLGLSHTSAVGLGFTLLLAALSGYLHWYHLTQLFENDRHFSHLSSLEKEMAFRTEMGLYYSYYKTIIDAPSFLQGLHMIMNDRLTEYPLVINTLKRFNLYPEVVLASWYRVYTSVMGYFGVPTKMCWSINRGEGLTPVDSCEGLGDPAYFYVTCVFLLNGLMMSMFFLYGAYLSGSRLGGVVTTACFFFNHGESTRVMWTPPLRESFAYPFLVLQMMLLTFILRTRNPSRMALAALGISTLCFMLPWQFAQFVLLTQVASLFASYILGYLSAAKMQSLLVTHMVALAFCFVLMFGNAMLLTSFYASSLVSIWAVIALRDRLTRIFRTGLVFWVMQALFWVGSTVLLKFLLSTILGASDDAHISGLIKSKFTSYKDFHTLMYTCAAEFDFMEWETPTRYLTTLLLPVNLLVVALIAKTIMQDVIRYLKDGGKANIGHKDDSVARSDVVTKGEMAYHSLQLLAFSVLAVLIMRLKLFLTPHMCIVASLICSRQLLGWIADRTKQQVLVFVMLALMSVKGVANLQAQWGIIGEFSNMPQEELLDWIQDNTVPDAVFAGAMPTMASVKLSTGRPIVNHPHYEDAGLRERTKLVYSMYSRMSAETVKSNLNKLGVDFFVLEDSWCTRRTRPGCSMPEIWDVEDPENVGKIPLCTHMSRNSRPHFSTVFANHIYKVLKVPKDAR from the exons ATGGCGGCCAAAAACCGAAAGCAAACCGGTAAAAGCGACAAAAGCGAAAAGAGTCCCCCGGTCGCTTCTACTGGTGGCAAAAGCGGCGCCAAACGAGCCGCTGCTGGCAGCAGGGATGCCAAAGCCGCGAATGGGCTATCGGGCGTTCGGAACAAGCTGGGGCTAAGTCACACCTCGGCGGTCGGCCTGGGATTCACGCTTCTGCTCG CTGCTTTGAGCGGATATCTCCACTG GTATCATCTCACACAACTATTTGAGAATGACAGACACTTCTCACACTTATCCAGCTTAGAAAAGGAAATGGCTTTCCGGACCGAGATG GGTTTGTATTATTCGTACTACAAGACCATCATCGACGCGCCGTCCTTCCTGCAGGGCCTGCACATGATCATGAACGACCGGCTGACCGAATACCCGCTCGTCATAAACACCCTCAAGAGGTTTAATCTTTACCCAGAG GTGGTTCTAGCTAGCTGGTACCGGGTTTACACGTCCGTCATGGGCTACTTTGGCGTTCCCACCAAGATGTGCTGGTCCATCAACAGAGGAGAAGGCCTCACGCCAGTGGACAGTTGCGAAG GGTTGGGCGACCCGGCCTACTTCTACGTGACATGCGTGTTCTTGCTCAACGGGCTGATGATGAGCATGTTTTTCCTGTACGGCGCTTACCTCAG CGGAAGCCGACTGGGCGGCGTCGTGACCACCGCGTGTTTCTTCTTCAATCACGGCGAG AGCACACGTGTGATGTGGACTCCTCCTCTGAGGGAAAGCTTTGCTTACCCCTTCCTGGTCCTGCAGATGATGCTACTCACATTCATCTTGAG AACCCGGAACCCGAGCAGGATGGCCCTGGCCGCTTTGGGAATCTCCACACTGTGCTTCATGCTGCCATGGCAGTTTGCCCAGTTTGTGCTGCTCACTCAG GTAGCTTCCCTGTTTGCGTCCTACATCTTGGGTTACCTCAGCGCGGCTAAGATGCAGTCGTTGTTGGTCACTCACATG GTCGCACTGGCCTTCTGCTTTGTGTTGATGTTTGGCAACGCCATGCTGCTCACATCCTTTTACGCCTCCTCGCTGGTCTCAATCTGG GCTGTCATTGCGCTGAGGGATCGCTTGACTCGGATCTTCAGAACCGGCTTGGTCTTCTGG GTCATGCAAGCTTTATTTTGGGTGGGCTCCACCGTTCTACTCAAATTCCTACTGTCCACCATTCTCGGTGCTTCCGACGAT GCTCACATCAGTGGCCTGATCAAGTCCAAATTTACCAGCTACAAGGATTTCCACACGCTCATGTACACATGCGCTGCAGAGTTTGACTTCATGGAGTGGGAG ACTCCCACCCGCTACCTGACAACGTTGCTGCTGCCCGTCAACTTGTTGGTGGTGGCTTTGATTGCCAAGACG aTTATGCAAGATGTCATCCGCTACCTGAAGGATGGAGGAAAAGCAAATATTGGTCATAAAGATGACTCGGTTGCGAG GAGTGACGTTGTCACTAAAGGAGAG ATGGCGTACCACAGTCTGCAGCTTCTGGCCTTCAGCGTGCTGGCCGTCCTCATCATGCGGCTGAAGCTCTTCCTCACGCCGCACATGTGCATCGTGGCATCGCTGATCTGCTCCCGGCAG TTACTGGGCTGGATCGCGGACAGGACCAAACAACAGGTCCTTGTGTTTGTCATGCTGGCCCTCATGTCGGTGAAGGGCGTGGCCAACCTGCAGGCCCAGTGGGGCATCATCGGGGAGTTCAGCAACATGCCTCAGGAGGAGCTGCTGGACTGGATACAGGACAACACCGTCCCTG ATGCTGTGTTTGCGGGTGCAATGCCCACAATGGCCAGCGTGAAATTGTCCACGGGTCGGCCCATCGTGAACCACCCCCACTACGAAGACGCCGGTTTAAG GGAGAGAACCAAGTTGGTGTACTCCATGTATAGCCGCATGTCCGCAGAAACTGTCAAGAGCAACTTGAACAAGCTGGGAGTCGACTTTTTTGTTCTGGAAGATTCTTGGTGCACCAGGAGAACCAG GCCCGGCTGCAGCATGCCGGAGATCTGGGATGTGGAAGACCCGGAGAACGTGGGTAAAATTCCTCTGTGCACTCACATGTCCAGAAACTCACGGCCACACTTCTCCACCGTCTTTGCCAATCATATCTACAAAGTTCTCAAAGTGCCCAAAGATGCCAGATAA
- the dpy19l1l gene encoding dpy-19-like 1, like isoform X2 — MAAKNRKQTGKSDKSEKSPPVASTGGKSGAKRAAAGSRDAKAANGLSGVRNKLGLSHTSAVGLGFTLLLAALSGYLHWYHLTQLFENDRHFSHLSSLEKEMAFRTEMGLYYSYYKTIIDAPSFLQGLHMIMNDRLTEYPLVINTLKRFNLYPEVVLASWYRVYTSVMGYFGVPTKMCWSINRGEGLTPVDSCEGLGDPAYFYVTCVFLLNGLMMSMFFLYGAYLSGSRLGGVVTTACFFFNHGESTRVMWTPPLRESFAYPFLVLQMMLLTFILRTRNPSRMALAALGISTLCFMLPWQFAQFVLLTQVASLFASYILGYLSAAKMQSLLVTHMVALAFCFVLMFGNAMLLTSFYASSLVSIWAVIALRDRLTRIFRTGLVFWVMQALFWVGSTVLLKFLLSTILGASDDAHISGLIKSKFTSYKDFHTLMYTCAAEFDFMEWETPTRYLTTLLLPVNLLVVALIAKTIMQDVIRYLKDGGKANIGHNRSDVVTKGEMAYHSLQLLAFSVLAVLIMRLKLFLTPHMCIVASLICSRQLLGWIADRTKQQVLVFVMLALMSVKGVANLQAQWGIIGEFSNMPQEELLDWIQDNTVPDAVFAGAMPTMASVKLSTGRPIVNHPHYEDAGLRERTKLVYSMYSRMSAETVKSNLNKLGVDFFVLEDSWCTRRTRPGCSMPEIWDVEDPENVGKIPLCTHMSRNSRPHFSTVFANHIYKVLKVPKDAR; from the exons ATGGCGGCCAAAAACCGAAAGCAAACCGGTAAAAGCGACAAAAGCGAAAAGAGTCCCCCGGTCGCTTCTACTGGTGGCAAAAGCGGCGCCAAACGAGCCGCTGCTGGCAGCAGGGATGCCAAAGCCGCGAATGGGCTATCGGGCGTTCGGAACAAGCTGGGGCTAAGTCACACCTCGGCGGTCGGCCTGGGATTCACGCTTCTGCTCG CTGCTTTGAGCGGATATCTCCACTG GTATCATCTCACACAACTATTTGAGAATGACAGACACTTCTCACACTTATCCAGCTTAGAAAAGGAAATGGCTTTCCGGACCGAGATG GGTTTGTATTATTCGTACTACAAGACCATCATCGACGCGCCGTCCTTCCTGCAGGGCCTGCACATGATCATGAACGACCGGCTGACCGAATACCCGCTCGTCATAAACACCCTCAAGAGGTTTAATCTTTACCCAGAG GTGGTTCTAGCTAGCTGGTACCGGGTTTACACGTCCGTCATGGGCTACTTTGGCGTTCCCACCAAGATGTGCTGGTCCATCAACAGAGGAGAAGGCCTCACGCCAGTGGACAGTTGCGAAG GGTTGGGCGACCCGGCCTACTTCTACGTGACATGCGTGTTCTTGCTCAACGGGCTGATGATGAGCATGTTTTTCCTGTACGGCGCTTACCTCAG CGGAAGCCGACTGGGCGGCGTCGTGACCACCGCGTGTTTCTTCTTCAATCACGGCGAG AGCACACGTGTGATGTGGACTCCTCCTCTGAGGGAAAGCTTTGCTTACCCCTTCCTGGTCCTGCAGATGATGCTACTCACATTCATCTTGAG AACCCGGAACCCGAGCAGGATGGCCCTGGCCGCTTTGGGAATCTCCACACTGTGCTTCATGCTGCCATGGCAGTTTGCCCAGTTTGTGCTGCTCACTCAG GTAGCTTCCCTGTTTGCGTCCTACATCTTGGGTTACCTCAGCGCGGCTAAGATGCAGTCGTTGTTGGTCACTCACATG GTCGCACTGGCCTTCTGCTTTGTGTTGATGTTTGGCAACGCCATGCTGCTCACATCCTTTTACGCCTCCTCGCTGGTCTCAATCTGG GCTGTCATTGCGCTGAGGGATCGCTTGACTCGGATCTTCAGAACCGGCTTGGTCTTCTGG GTCATGCAAGCTTTATTTTGGGTGGGCTCCACCGTTCTACTCAAATTCCTACTGTCCACCATTCTCGGTGCTTCCGACGAT GCTCACATCAGTGGCCTGATCAAGTCCAAATTTACCAGCTACAAGGATTTCCACACGCTCATGTACACATGCGCTGCAGAGTTTGACTTCATGGAGTGGGAG ACTCCCACCCGCTACCTGACAACGTTGCTGCTGCCCGTCAACTTGTTGGTGGTGGCTTTGATTGCCAAGACG aTTATGCAAGATGTCATCCGCTACCTGAAGGATGGAGGAAAAGCAAATATTGGTCATA atAGGAGTGACGTTGTCACTAAAGGAGAG ATGGCGTACCACAGTCTGCAGCTTCTGGCCTTCAGCGTGCTGGCCGTCCTCATCATGCGGCTGAAGCTCTTCCTCACGCCGCACATGTGCATCGTGGCATCGCTGATCTGCTCCCGGCAG TTACTGGGCTGGATCGCGGACAGGACCAAACAACAGGTCCTTGTGTTTGTCATGCTGGCCCTCATGTCGGTGAAGGGCGTGGCCAACCTGCAGGCCCAGTGGGGCATCATCGGGGAGTTCAGCAACATGCCTCAGGAGGAGCTGCTGGACTGGATACAGGACAACACCGTCCCTG ATGCTGTGTTTGCGGGTGCAATGCCCACAATGGCCAGCGTGAAATTGTCCACGGGTCGGCCCATCGTGAACCACCCCCACTACGAAGACGCCGGTTTAAG GGAGAGAACCAAGTTGGTGTACTCCATGTATAGCCGCATGTCCGCAGAAACTGTCAAGAGCAACTTGAACAAGCTGGGAGTCGACTTTTTTGTTCTGGAAGATTCTTGGTGCACCAGGAGAACCAG GCCCGGCTGCAGCATGCCGGAGATCTGGGATGTGGAAGACCCGGAGAACGTGGGTAAAATTCCTCTGTGCACTCACATGTCCAGAAACTCACGGCCACACTTCTCCACCGTCTTTGCCAATCATATCTACAAAGTTCTCAAAGTGCCCAAAGATGCCAGATAA
- the herpud2 gene encoding homocysteine-responsive endoplasmic reticulum-resident ubiquitin-like domain member 2 protein isoform X2: protein MDLRRRGDTVSSNPKNLAGISQSSHGGARLLSQGGQMLAPMQMLWWQQMYARHYYMQYQAAVAASQPPSFATAQLPPPQPNEAAQPPLAPVPAADPLPENLPLPPAADANIQMNVQGAGGGGGMLNEDQLNGDWLDWPFALFRVCILLSFVYFNCSFGRFMVVVGAMMLVYLHQVGWFPFRTVEQRQQNQQQQDPPNLQDPDQAQAREEAEMQQGLHELERVMDDGTEEAQQEEPGLLTVAWSFVRIFFTSLIPEGWPQRPPALPPVLHPR from the exons ATGGATCTCCGGCGTCGAGGTGACACCGTCAGTTCGAACCCCAAGAACCTGGCTGGCATCTCCCAATC GTCTCATGGAGGAGCTCGATTGCTTTCGCAAGGTGGCCAGATGTTGGCACCCATGCAGATGCTGTGGTGGCAGCAGATGTACGCGCGGCATTACTACATGCAGTA TCAGGCAGCGGTGGCGGCATCTCAGCCTCCCAGCTTCGCCACTGCACAGCTGCCGCCTCCTCAGCCCAACGAAGCCGCGCAGCCCCCGCTGGCGCCCGTCCCGGCCGCCGACCCCCTGCCGGAGAACCTGCCGCTGCCTCCCGCGGCTGACGCCAACATCCAGATGAACGTACAAGGCGCGGGCGGCGGCGGGGGCATGCTAAACGAGGACCAGCTCAACGGGGACTGGCTAGACTGGCCTTTCGCGCTCTTCCGTGTCTGCATCCTGCTCAGCTTCGTCTACTTCAACTGCTCCTTCGGGCGCTTCATGGTGGTGGTGGGAGCTATGATGCTCGTCTACCT GCACCAGGTGGGCTGGTTTCCCTTCAGGACGGTGGAACAGCGGCAGCAAAACCAGCAGCAGCAAGACCCACCAAACCTTCAGGATCCCGACCAAGCCCAAGCTCGGGAGGAAGCTGAAATGCAACAAGGCCTGCACGAATTG GAGCGGGTGATGGACGACGGCACGGAGGAAGCCCAGCAAGAGGAGCCCGGCTTGCTCACCGTGGCGTGGTCCTTTGTCAGAATCTTCTTCACCTCACTTATTCCCGAGGGGTGGCCCCAAAGACCACCTGCCTTACCCCCTGTGCTCCATCCTCGTTAG
- the herpud2 gene encoding homocysteine-responsive endoplasmic reticulum-resident ubiquitin-like domain member 2 protein isoform X1 produces MDLRRRGDTVSSNPKNLAGISQSRSHGGARLLSQGGQMLAPMQMLWWQQMYARHYYMQYQAAVAASQPPSFATAQLPPPQPNEAAQPPLAPVPAADPLPENLPLPPAADANIQMNVQGAGGGGGMLNEDQLNGDWLDWPFALFRVCILLSFVYFNCSFGRFMVVVGAMMLVYLHQVGWFPFRTVEQRQQNQQQQDPPNLQDPDQAQAREEAEMQQGLHELERVMDDGTEEAQQEEPGLLTVAWSFVRIFFTSLIPEGWPQRPPALPPVLHPR; encoded by the exons ATGGATCTCCGGCGTCGAGGTGACACCGTCAGTTCGAACCCCAAGAACCTGGCTGGCATCTCCCAATC CAGGTCTCATGGAGGAGCTCGATTGCTTTCGCAAGGTGGCCAGATGTTGGCACCCATGCAGATGCTGTGGTGGCAGCAGATGTACGCGCGGCATTACTACATGCAGTA TCAGGCAGCGGTGGCGGCATCTCAGCCTCCCAGCTTCGCCACTGCACAGCTGCCGCCTCCTCAGCCCAACGAAGCCGCGCAGCCCCCGCTGGCGCCCGTCCCGGCCGCCGACCCCCTGCCGGAGAACCTGCCGCTGCCTCCCGCGGCTGACGCCAACATCCAGATGAACGTACAAGGCGCGGGCGGCGGCGGGGGCATGCTAAACGAGGACCAGCTCAACGGGGACTGGCTAGACTGGCCTTTCGCGCTCTTCCGTGTCTGCATCCTGCTCAGCTTCGTCTACTTCAACTGCTCCTTCGGGCGCTTCATGGTGGTGGTGGGAGCTATGATGCTCGTCTACCT GCACCAGGTGGGCTGGTTTCCCTTCAGGACGGTGGAACAGCGGCAGCAAAACCAGCAGCAGCAAGACCCACCAAACCTTCAGGATCCCGACCAAGCCCAAGCTCGGGAGGAAGCTGAAATGCAACAAGGCCTGCACGAATTG GAGCGGGTGATGGACGACGGCACGGAGGAAGCCCAGCAAGAGGAGCCCGGCTTGCTCACCGTGGCGTGGTCCTTTGTCAGAATCTTCTTCACCTCACTTATTCCCGAGGGGTGGCCCCAAAGACCACCTGCCTTACCCCCTGTGCTCCATCCTCGTTAG
- the tbx20 gene encoding T-box transcription factor TBX20, translating to MEYSSSPKPQLSSRANAFSIAALMSSGKPSKDKDGGDSTIKPLEQFVEKSSCSQTPLSERSSSSSSSSSSLDILQPLAGELVGSAPLSGAGACTEPLIPTSPPLPCSEEMANISCSLETKELWDKFHELGTEMIITKSGRRMFPTIRVSFSGVEQECKYIVLMDIVPVDNKRYRYAYHRSSWLVAGKADPPLPARLYVHPDSPFSGEQLMKQMVSFEKVKLTNNELDQHGHIILNSMHKYQPRVHIIKKKEHTASLLNFKSEEFRTFVFVETVFTAVTAYQNQLITKLKIDSNPFAKGFRDSSRLTDMERESVENLIHKHSYARSPIRTYAGDDDHLPDDGHPAHARGSAFTASDNLSLSSWVSGGTSAAFSGFQPPPSLSAMGTGGAASLPHPMQGSLPPYGRLGMPLTPGALQAGGPSFPTFHMPRYHHYFQQGPYAAIQGLRHSSAVMTPFV from the exons ATGGAGTACAGCAGCTCCCCGAAGCCGCAGCTGTCCTCCCGGGCCAACGCCTTCTCCATCGCCGCGCTCATGTCCAGCGGCAAGCCGAGCAAGGACAAGGACGGCGGGGACAGCACCATCAAGCCGCTCG AGCAGTTCGTGGAGAAGTCATCGTGCAGTCAGACGCCCCTCTCGGAgcgctcctcttcatcatcttcatcttcgTCGTCACTGGACATCCTGCAACCGCTGGCAGGAGAGCTGGTCGGGAGCGCGCCGCTGTCAGGCGCGGGGGCGTGCACGGAGCCCCTCATCCCCACCAGCCCGCCGCTCCCATGCAGCGAGGAGATGGCCAACATCTCGTGCAGCCTCGAGACCAAAGAACTCTGGGACAAGTTCCACGAGCTCGGCACTGAGATGATCATCACCAAGTCGGGAAG GCGGATGTTCCCGACCATCCGTGTGTCTTTTTCGGGTGTGGAGCAGGAGTGCAAGTACATCGTGTTGATGGACATCGTCCCGGTGGACAACAAGCGCTACAGATACGCTTACCACAGATCCTCGTGGTTGGTGGCCGGCAAGGCTGACCCTCCTCTTCCTGCCAG GTTGTACGTACATCCCGATTCTCCGTTCAGCGGCGAGCAGCTGATGAAGCAAATGGTTTCTTTTGAGAAAGTCAAACTCACCAACaacgagctcgaccagcacggaCAC ATCATCCTAAACTCCATGCACAAGTACCAACCTCGGGTTCACATCATCAAGAAGAAGGAGCACACGGCCTCGTTGCTCAACTTCAAGTCGGAGGAGTTCCGCACGTTTGTCTTTGTGGAAACCGTCTTCACCGCAGTCACCGCGTACCAGAACCAGCTG ATCACCAAGCTGAAGATTGACAGCAACCCCTTCGCCAAAGGATTTCGGGATTCGTCGCGGCTAACGGACATGGAGAG GGAAAGTGTGGAGAATCTGATCCACAAGCATTCGTACGCCCGCTCGCCCATCAGAACATACGCCGGGGACGACGACCATTTGCCTGACGACGGACACCCGGCCCACGCCAGAG GCTCGGCGTTCACGGCCTCGGACAACCTGTCGCTGAGCTCCTGGGTGAGCGGCGGCACGTCGGCGGCCTTCTCGGGCTTCCAGCCCCCTCCGTCACTGTCAGCAATGGGGACGGGCGGAGCCGCCTCCCTGCCGCACCCCATGCAAGGCTCGCTGCCCCCCTACGGGCGTCTGGGCATGCCCCTGACACCGGGCGCCTTGCAGGCCGGCGGACCGTCCTTCCCAACCTTTCACATGCCGCGCTATCACCACTACTTCCAGCAGGGGCCCTACGCCGCCATCCAGGGCCTGCGCCACTCTTCCGCTGTCATGACGCCCTTCGTATGA
- the gbp gene encoding glycogen synthase kinase binding protein, protein MPCRKENYIFLEQSVTVDSKEVDALVTRIGEALQLHNNSGNHAKKAACLHGLTTGVGSVVNPAGVGGGGVGGTIATGAPVPKRQGCCIRLRNRGSSRASPYHIPGSSDQEWDQIKPWNKKRLHADEDDPHRLLQELILSGNLIKEAVKRLQFSAADCGDFPKAADNVPC, encoded by the coding sequence ATGCCTTGTCGAAAGGAAAACTACATCTTCCTGGAGCAGTCCGTCACCGTCGACTCCAAAGAGGTGGACGCATTGGTGACGAGAATCGGCGAGGCACTGCAGCTCCACAACAATAGCGGCAACCATGCGAAGAAGGCTGCCTGCTTGCACGGACTCACCACCGGCGTGGGGAGTGTGGTCAACCCGGCGGGGGTCGGCGGCGGTGGAGTTGGAGGCACCATCGCCACGGGCGCGCCGGTTCCGAAACGGCAAGGCTGCTGCATCCGGCTGAGAAACCGCGGCAGCAGCCGGGCGAGCCCTTACCACATCCCCGGCTCGAGCGACCAGGAGTGGGACCAAATTAAACCGTGGAACAAAAAAAGGCTGCACGCCGACGAGGACGACCCGCATCGTCTCCTCCAGGAGCTCATCCTGTCTGGCAATCTGATCAAAGAGGCCGTAAAGCGGCTGCAGTTCTCCGCGGCGGACTGTGGCGATTTCCCCAAGGCAGCGGACAACGTGCCGTGCTGA
- the pkdc gene encoding uncharacterized protein pkdc, whose amino-acid sequence MKPALQDTVLQACGAASLRVGAKIQTLWSGYGEIVRLHLEGCERPSVVVKHVKFPPNGGEQATAAHRSHMRKVRSYEVETHWYQNYATNSKCRIPACFTVSSHEDEILIVLEDLDVAGYDQRRTNVNDHEMKACLSWLAHFHAHFLGVAPQGLWPVGTYWHLETRPDELEAMDDARLKAAAGAVDEALNSCRFLTIVHGDAKLANFCFSSDGRDVAAVDFQYVGGGCGMKDVAYFLGSCLKERECEKKAPGLLDHYFSELKCALSSTQLDFVALEKEWREMFAFAWTDFQRFLLGWMPGHWKIDRHDKKLIEEVLSKLKL is encoded by the exons ATGAAGCCTGCGCTCCAGGACACGGTTCTGCAGGCATGCGGCGCTGCCTCGCTGCGTGTCGGCGCCAAGATCCAGACTCTGTGGAGCGGCTATGGCGAGATCGTCCGCTTGCATCTGGAGGGCTGCGAGCGGCCATCAGTGGTCGTTAAACACGTCAAGTTCCCTCCCAACGGGGGCGAACAAGCCACCGCCGCCCATCGCTCCCATATGAGGAAGGTGAGGTCTTACGAGGTGGAGACACATTGGTACCAGAACTACGCCACCAATTCCAAGTGCAGGATACCCGCCTGTTTCACCGTTAGTTCCCATGAAGATGAGATTCTCATTGTACTGGAAGACCTGGATGTGGCTGGTTATGACCAAAGAAG AACCAACGTAAACGATCATGAGATGAAGGCATGTCTCAGCTGGTTAGCCCACTTCCACGCTCACTTCCTGGGCGTAGCTCCGCAGGGCCTGTGGCCAGTGGGCACCTACTGGCACCTGGAGACACGCCCGGATGAGCTTGAGGCCATGGATGATGCCAGGCTGAAGGCAGCGGCTGGCGCGGTGGATGAGGCGCTGAACAGCTGCCGCTTCCTTACCATCGTGCATGGCGATGCCAAGCTGGCCAACTTCTGCTTCTCCTCCGACGGACGGGATGTGGCGGCCGTGGACTTCCAGTATGTGGGCGGCGGCTGTGGGATGAAAGATGTGGCTTACTTCCTGGGCAGCTGTCTTAAAGAAAGGGAGTGTGAGAAGAAGGCGCCGGGCCTCCTGGATCATTACTTTTCTGAGTTAAAGTGTGCGTTGAGCAGCACCCAGCTGGACTTTGTGGCATTGGAGAAAGAGTGGAGGGAGATGTTTGCCTTCGCATGGACTGATTTCCAACGCTTCCTGCTGGGGTGGATGCCAGGACATTGGAAGATCGACCGCCACGACAAGAAGCTGATCGAAGAGGTCCTGAGCAAGCTCAAGCTTTGA